The following are encoded in a window of Helicoverpa armigera isolate CAAS_96S chromosome 24, ASM3070526v1, whole genome shotgun sequence genomic DNA:
- the LOC110378034 gene encoding alpha-N-acetylgalactosaminidase has protein sequence MIKGSSCNMFYFRCVLFILFFAFSLDKVDLLENGMALTPPMGWMSWGYYMCSTKCEEDEDKCLNEKLILSVADSFYNEGYQEAGYEYIIIDDCWSERHRDENGRLVPDKRRFPRGMKFLADYIHSKGLKFGIYTNIANVTCMRYPGSYSHLDIDAQTFAEWGVDYLKVDGCFVTEDYLNVGYIDLGLALNRTGRPMVYSCSWPYYIEYIHNNKPNYTEISKYCNMWRNYHDVQTSWDAILGIIQHYRSRYKELAPHHGPGHWNDPDMLIFGTGVLTHSQSRVHLAVLAMLSAPILLSCDMKKITPYEKKLLQNLDIIAVAQDPMGIMAQPYKLPDLWNGFVWVKPHLPKKGDQFPSYTFAFVNLDIDESEVSITLSTYHLNNTDGYTVLDVFSGEFIRNVTYYETFEVTVPGVDVIMYTLYPL, from the exons ATGATAAAAGGCAGTTCGTGTAACATGTTTTACTTTCGATGTGTGTTGTTCATATTGTTTTTCGCGTTTTCATTGGATAAAGTGGATTTGTTGGAGAATGGTATGGCCCTCACCCCTCCCATGGGGTGGATGTCGTGGGGATATTACATGTGCAGCACCAAATGCGAGGAGGATGAGGATAAATGTCTCAA TGAAAAATTAATTCTGTCAGTAGCTGATAGTTTCTACAATGAAGGCTACCAAGAGGCAGGGTATGAGTACATTATCATTGATGACTGCTGGTCAGAAAGGCACCGGGATGAGAATGGCAGACTGGTGCCAGATAAAAGGAGATTTCCTCGAGGAATGAAGTTTTTAGCTGACTAT atCCATTCAAAAGGTTTGAAATTCGGCATTTACACTAACATAGCTAATGTGACGTGTATGAGATACCCGGGGTCTTACAGCCATTTGGACATAGATGCCCAGACTTTTGCCGAATGGGGCGTAGATTACCTTAAAGTAGATGGATGCTTTGTTACTGAAGATTATCTTAATGTGG GATACATAGATCTGGGCCTCGCTTTAAATAGGACTGGCAGACCTATGGTCTACTCTTGTAGTTGGCCGTATTACATCGAATACATTCATAATAATAAG CCGAACTACACGGAAATATCAAAATACTGCAACATGTGGCGAAACTACCATGACGTGCAGACTTCCTGGGACGCCATCTTAGGCATTATCCAACACTACAGGTCGCGGTACAAGGAATTAGCGCCACACCACGGTCCGGGACACTGGAACGACCCGGATATG TTAATATTCGGCACTGGAGTCCTAACACACAGCCAAAGCCGGGTGCACTTAGCAGTGCTAGCAATGTTATCAGCCCCAATCTTACTAAGTTGTGACATGAAGAAAATCACCCCATATGAGAAGAAGTTACTACAGAACTTGGATATTATTGCCGTGGCTCAAGATCCTATGGGTATTATGGCGCAACCTTATAAG ttaccAGACCTATGGAACGGTTTCGTATGGGTGAAGCCTCATTTACCGAAGAAAGGAGATCAGTTTCCGTCCTACACTTTTGCGTTTGTCAATTTGGATATAGATGAGAGTGAAGTGTCTATCACACTAAGCACTTATCATTTGAATAATACGGATGGATATACTGTGCTG GATGTGTTTTCGGGAGAGTTTATAAGAAATGTAACGTATTACGAAACCTTTGAAGTAACGGTTCCAGGTGTAG ATGTCATCATGTATACTCTGTACCCGCTTTAA
- the LOC110378036 gene encoding plasminogen activator inhibitor 2, macrophage — MRVFIFAILVACAEFCVSTPRPHNFDLKGTHLLEPCNVHIDVSHEYRSDLYEFAISMYRAVAARKEINFVYSPLSVWIMLAGLAEGSDPYTQQQLFSLLKLPYDACTRQKYYQYAGSRLVPSEDVKIISNRVLLLDAGVTPNPTWYDLVLKNNIMDVLTAPLHYNPVATTNELRRLLNAHLPSINLKGNSILVDTVDYNGLWTTEFADARIERAPFYDQLGNAIGFVDLMKVTKRAKLGYVKSLKAKVVELPVGGNEQYKMIFALFPETDNVRNTFNLVTSEIVFEMFDSFKESNVPVEIAIPRFVTTNELDIRTVVEDLGVTSLWTDPAATRNVSHPPALPSSWVHRATLTLDNHGVYSSPFEVPQATPYVAEGPTGLDPKVGNEFTADRPFLFALFDVETLTCLVASSFSVPTYK; from the exons ATGCGTGTGTTTATTTTCGCTATACTAGTAGCCTGTGCGGAATTTTGCGTCTCGACTCCGAGACCTCACAACTTCGATTTAAAAGGAACTCATTTGTTAGAACCCTGCAATGTCCACATTGATGTATCGCACGAATATCGCTCCGATCTTTACGAATTCGCGATATCAATGTACCGAGCCGTCGCTGCAAGGAAAGAGATCAACTTCGTATATTCTCCACTCTCAGTCTGGATCATGTTAGCAGGTTTGGCTGAAGGCTCAGACCCCTACACCCAGCAACAGTTGTTCAGTCTTCTAAAACTTCCCTACGATGCTTGTACCCGTCAGAAATACTACCAATATGCTGGATCTCGTCTTGTACCATCTGAAGATGTCAAAATCATAAGCAACCGTGTTCTGCTACTCGATGCTGGCGTCACTCCAAACCCAACTTGGTATGATCTGGTGCTGAAGAACAATATAATGGATGTATTGACCGCTCCTCTGCATTACAATCCAGTTGCAACGACGAACGAGTTAAGGAGACTCCTGAATGCGCACCTACCTAGTATCAACTTGAAAGGAAATTCAATCCTTGTGGATACTGTGGACTACAACGGGCTTTGGACCACAGAGTTCGCTGATGCAAGGATTGAAAGGGCTCCGTTCTATGACCAGTTAGGTAACGCGATCGGATTTGTGGATCTCATGAAAGTGACCAAACGCGCAAAGTTGGGATACGTCAAAAGCTTGAAAGCAAAGGTTGTAGAGTTGCCGGTTGGTGGAAATGAGCAGTACAAGATGATTTTCGCGTTGTTCCCTGAAACAGACAATGTGAGGAATACTTTCAACTTGGTGACCAGCGAAATTGTCTTCGAGATGTTTGATTCGTTTAAGGAAAGTAATGTGCCCGTTGAGATTGCTATCCCGCGTTTCGTGACCACCAATGAACTAGATATAAGGACCGTGGTTGAAGATCTTGGAGTCACTAGTTTGTGGACTGACCCGGCAGCTACCAG GAACGTGTCTCACCCACCAGCATTGCCAAGCAGTTGGGTGCACCGAGCGACTTTAACCCTGGACAACCATGGCGTCTACTCTTCACCATTCGAAGTGCCACAAGCAACCCCATACGTTGCCGAAGGACCAACAGGACTTGATCCTAAAGTAGGCAATGAGTTCACGGCAGACAGGCCTTTCTTGTTTGCTCTGTTTGATGTAGAAACTCTCACTTGTTTGGTAGCTTCTTCGTTTAGCGTGCCTACTTATAAGTAG
- the LOC110378054 gene encoding serpin B5, with amino-acid sequence MRLAIVILSLCIAHGAYSQGLFSSIMRAPSEIANGAGNILSGIFGGGKSEDPCSKNVMEEYKKSVTAFHNKLYTNIAARSDNHFVFSPYSVWLSLAALAEGSDASVKNQILSSINMPLQWCRRKKFYDIALNVEPEGRDVTLKRRRSLILDEDVKVLSSWGRLMRSTGLLNYAYAPIKRNPRATSKKVRNFIGTRSNIVLKGNSVLLDSLDFNGLWTTSFPEAGIRSQPFFNELGQKIGTVQMMHLKKKVRLAHAPFMGAKVLELPVGTNGRYTMLIAVGTGNGILKNAIAIFMGSIMEIFSLLQMSLFPLDVAVPMFQLSSEYDLRPALEDTGIRQFWRNPEATKLVSNPPATPGGLIQRVSIKIGSEGVEPPPSAGKGLFDGIANLASDTATGVASAVGHEFTADRPFMFALFDTETRTCLYAGAFSRPNAMKRL; translated from the exons ATGAGGCTGGCCATCGTAATTTTGTCCCTGTGCATAGCCCACGGGGCTTATAGCCAGGGTCTATTCAGCAGCATCATGCGAGCCCCGAGTGAAATAGCCAACGGAGCCGGGAATATACTCTCCGGGATATTCGGAGGAGGCAAATCAGAAGACCCTTGCTCCAAAAATGTGATGGAAGAGTACAAAAAATCCGTCACTGCGTTCCATAATAAGTTGTACACAAACATCGCAGCTCGGAGCGATAACCACTTCGTGTTCTCTCCGTATTCAGTCTGGCTGTCTTTAGCCGCTCTAGCTGAAGGCTCCGATGCGTCAGTCAAGAATCAAATCTTGAGCTCCATCAATATGCCCTTACAATGGTGTCGGAGAAAGAAGTTCTATGACATCGCGTTAAACGTTGAACCAGAAGGCCGGGATGTGACTCTCAAACGGCGGAGAAGTCTGATCCTCGATGAAGACGTGAAGGTTCTATCATCCTGGGGCCGGCTGATGCGTTCCACTGGACTTCTGAACTACGCCTATGCTCCAATCAAGAGGAATCCCAGAGCTACTTCCAAAAAAGTGCGTAACTTCATAGGAACTCGGTCTAATATTGTCCTGAAAGGTAACTCTGTTCTTCTGGATTCATTGGACTTCAATGGTCTTTGGACAACGTCGTTCCCTGAAGCTGGTATTCGCAGTCAGCCGTTTTTCAACGAATTGGGACAGAAGATTGGGACTGTTCAAATGATGCATTTGAAGAAGAAGGTGCGGCTAGCTCATGCTCCTTTCATGGGGGCCAAGGTTTTGGAACTGCCTGTGGGTACCAACGGCCGGTATACCATGCTGATAGCTGTGGGCACTGGGAACGGAATCCTGAAGAACGCCATCGCGATCTTCATGGGATCTATCATGGAGATATTCTCGCTGCTGCAAATGAGCTTGTTCCCGCTGGATGTAGCGGTGCCGATGTTCCAATTGTCCTCAGAGTATGATCTGCGGCCTGCGCTAGAAGATACTGGTATTCGCCAGTTCTGGAGAAACCCAGAAGCCACAAA GCTCGTATCAAACCCTCCAGCGACTCCCGGCGGTCTAATCCAGCGGGTGTCTATCAAGATCGGCAGCGAGGGCGTTGAACCACCGCCCTCAGCCGGCAAGGGTCTTTTCGATGGCATCGCAAACTTAGCTTCAGACACAGCGACTGGTGTTGCGTCAGCCGTTGGTCATGAGTTTACTGCTGACAGACCGTTCATGTTTGCTCTATTTGATACGGAAACTAGGACCTGCTTGTATGCGGGAGCGTTTTCGAGACCTAATGCTATGAAGAGGTTGTAA